The Novosphingobium terrae genome has a window encoding:
- a CDS encoding sodium:calcium antiporter: protein MSATLLAIWPNIALLLGSAVVIYLACEFFVNGVEWVGQKMAVGQKATGTILAAFGTALPESVVTLVAVAFGAGAASKELGVGAALGGPLALSTIAYATVGFSLILCGRHLPVTAAVREEFRRLSKDQVWFMAIFAAKILLGVLVFAWKPWLGLAFLAAYAFYVRQEISGESEDEEEELEPLKFQPGRAEPATAMALIQTLAALVVIFFASRTFVAQLEHLGPALGLRPQLLALLLSPIATELPETMNAVIWVRQGKYRLALANISGAMMIQATIPTALGLFFTPWHLSAPLLVAAAATMTAILIMAVAFTRGAISRWLLAGMGLLYPLFALVIALLHLAG from the coding sequence ATGTCCGCGACCTTGTTGGCCATCTGGCCGAACATCGCCCTGCTGCTGGGGTCAGCCGTGGTGATCTATCTGGCCTGCGAGTTCTTCGTGAACGGCGTGGAATGGGTCGGCCAGAAGATGGCAGTTGGGCAAAAGGCCACCGGCACCATTCTGGCCGCTTTCGGCACGGCGCTGCCTGAAAGCGTGGTGACGCTGGTGGCCGTGGCCTTTGGCGCGGGCGCCGCCTCCAAGGAACTGGGCGTGGGCGCGGCGCTGGGCGGGCCTCTGGCGCTGTCCACCATTGCCTATGCCACCGTGGGCTTTTCGCTGATCCTGTGCGGGCGCCATCTGCCCGTCACCGCCGCCGTGCGTGAGGAGTTCAGGCGCCTGAGCAAGGATCAGGTCTGGTTTATGGCGATCTTCGCCGCCAAGATCCTGCTGGGCGTGCTGGTCTTTGCGTGGAAGCCCTGGCTGGGTCTCGCCTTCCTTGCCGCCTATGCCTTCTATGTCCGTCAGGAAATCTCCGGCGAGAGCGAGGATGAAGAGGAAGAGCTGGAGCCCCTGAAGTTCCAGCCGGGCCGCGCCGAGCCTGCCACCGCCATGGCGCTGATCCAGACTCTGGCCGCGCTGGTGGTGATCTTCTTTGCCTCGCGCACCTTTGTGGCCCAGCTTGAGCATCTGGGCCCCGCGCTGGGCCTGCGTCCGCAATTGCTGGCGCTGCTGCTCAGCCCCATCGCCACCGAGCTGCCCGAGACGATGAACGCCGTGATCTGGGTGAGGCAGGGCAAGTACCGCCTGGCGCTGGCCAACATTTCGGGCGCAATGATGATCCAGGCGACGATCCCCACCGCGCTGGGCCTGTTCTTCACCCCCTGGCACCTGAGTGCCCCTCTGCTGGTGGCTGCCGCCGCCACCATGACCGCCATCCTGATCATGGCAGTGGCCTTTACGCGCGGCGCGATCAGCCGCTGGCTGCTGGCGGGCATGGGGCTGCTCTATCCGCTTTTCGCGCTGGTGATCGCCCTGCTGCATCTGGCGGGGTGA
- a CDS encoding thiamine pyrophosphate-binding protein has product MADAILDALEARGGRCLVGIPDPAFLTLFQRAEQRGFTLISPHHEAAGGFMAEAAARLTGKSVAVALSPGPGVANALPAMACALAEKAPVLFLGGARGALREPHLRGRFQYGDQMAMVAGVVKHAARIENAHDARQTITQALDVALSGTPGPAYLDCAFPAMLGQAEDAILPLPAPVAPALQALQQAVHLLEQAKAPMLLVGHGLSTAARVAAGALVQRLGCPVVLTPGASALPGVGALCFPYAFSPVAAEIIAQSDLVLAVGTALGEAVHFGRRRHWKAGDEARRWIAITTDQEGLEANRPIDLVLTGEAELTLRMVEQQLPKLNTRVDLSAWQQAEAARIAAWDEVARSHPAAPIHPARLVSEAMAVLPPEALLVRDGGAGVLFQLSRGGAHEGGVLWSRAFAHLGTGLPYAIGALAVEQAMGLAPRPAWLLTGDSALLFHISELETAVRLGLKIVCVVAADHQWGLEAAAYRQQSGEEAPRPGTLWSKATRFDRIAQGFGAEGLYVEHASDLPAAFAAAKAAQGPVVIHVAVDAQANGRDLPGWAELASWYSDGMMPPR; this is encoded by the coding sequence ATGGCGGATGCGATCCTCGATGCGCTGGAGGCGCGCGGCGGGCGCTGCCTTGTCGGCATTCCCGATCCGGCCTTCCTGACACTGTTCCAGCGCGCCGAGCAGCGCGGCTTCACGCTGATCTCGCCTCATCACGAGGCGGCGGGCGGCTTTATGGCCGAGGCCGCCGCGCGCCTGACGGGCAAGTCTGTGGCGGTGGCGCTCTCGCCCGGGCCGGGGGTGGCCAATGCGCTGCCCGCCATGGCCTGTGCTTTGGCGGAGAAGGCCCCGGTGCTGTTTCTGGGCGGCGCGCGCGGCGCTTTGCGCGAACCGCATCTGCGCGGTCGTTTCCAATATGGCGACCAGATGGCGATGGTGGCGGGCGTGGTGAAGCATGCCGCGCGGATCGAAAACGCGCATGATGCGCGCCAGACCATCACGCAGGCGCTGGATGTGGCGCTGTCGGGCACACCCGGCCCGGCCTATCTCGATTGCGCATTCCCGGCGATGCTGGGGCAGGCCGAGGATGCGATCCTGCCCTTGCCCGCGCCCGTTGCCCCCGCGTTACAGGCCCTGCAACAGGCGGTGCACTTGCTGGAACAGGCGAAGGCACCGATGCTGCTGGTTGGCCATGGGCTGAGCACGGCGGCGCGCGTGGCCGCTGGCGCTCTGGTGCAACGGCTGGGGTGCCCGGTGGTGCTGACGCCCGGGGCTTCGGCACTGCCCGGGGTGGGGGCGCTTTGTTTCCCTTATGCTTTCTCCCCGGTGGCCGCAGAGATCATCGCCCAGTCCGATCTGGTGCTGGCCGTGGGCACGGCGCTGGGTGAGGCGGTGCATTTCGGTCGCCGCCGCCATTGGAAAGCTGGCGACGAGGCGCGCCGCTGGATCGCCATCACAACGGATCAGGAGGGTCTGGAAGCCAATCGCCCTATCGATCTGGTCCTGACCGGTGAGGCGGAACTGACCCTCCGCATGGTGGAGCAGCAGCTTCCCAAGCTGAATACGAGGGTCGATCTGTCCGCCTGGCAGCAGGCCGAGGCGGCGCGCATCGCCGCATGGGATGAGGTGGCGCGCAGTCATCCCGCCGCCCCCATCCATCCCGCCCGGCTGGTCAGCGAGGCGATGGCCGTCCTGCCGCCCGAAGCGCTGCTGGTGCGTGACGGCGGGGCAGGGGTGCTGTTCCAGCTGTCGCGCGGCGGGGCGCATGAGGGCGGTGTGCTGTGGAGCCGTGCCTTTGCTCATCTGGGCACCGGCCTGCCCTATGCCATTGGCGCTCTGGCGGTGGAACAGGCGATGGGTTTGGCGCCGCGTCCGGCATGGTTGCTGACGGGCGATTCAGCGCTGCTGTTTCATATCTCTGAATTGGAAACGGCGGTGCGGCTGGGGCTGAAGATCGTCTGCGTGGTCGCCGCGGATCACCAATGGGGGCTGGAAGCGGCGGCCTATCGCCAGCAATCGGGCGAAGAGGCTCCACGCCCCGGCACGCTATGGAGCAAGGCGACGCGCTTTGACCGCATCGCTCAGGGCTTCGGCGCCGAGGGGCTCTATGTGGAGCATGCTTCGGATTTGCCCGCTGCCTTTGCCGCAGCCAAGGCAGCGCAAGGTCCGGTGGTGATCCATGTGGCGGTGGATGCGCAGGCCAATGGCCGCGATCTGCCCGGCTGGGCCGAGCTGGCCAGCTGGTACTCCGATGGGATGATGCCCCCGCGCTGA